From the genome of Actinacidiphila yeochonensis CN732, one region includes:
- a CDS encoding DNA repair ATPase: MGVADGTYQILRARLVERAAELGRQAAELNTRRQEAFGSRGLELAGAARPRTAGEGAARGVVAVRPDVLLLGTTAPTLEAGLLSLHALDGSPLDSGAVPGLLDDERFHRDLAELLRYFRDARLADLVRTAAGRLLAVFRTGGNEGDQRVLSWQLAEGRVEYLGNHGERDLPQPPVFELPWTTTGREHHDHGRIRVEGGEGAITLATTGGTLTVRAVPGDRPLYEEPVDDPLQSLADAVVAYAEAGPLLLLRVRPYNEQADRYLVVNTRTGAVRRQDSLGHGARLLPAEQGLLFPRGYELADGTHRTFRTEAGEGSGALRFDTVLPSPNGEDLLYVLRRPGDAQVLLLPWNTVRREAAAALHGAAYALLPDGTLALLKPDREPVRTHELQLWQTPFQSADHAAAQPVGDGPLARIGNADLVRGIADLLDVVRTATAVQQEHGPGAPAPGEPDPGEPDAEEPARQEPARQERPAASPELVLDACAKAADRHYWLADTGLLEPLTELLRAAEHLAAEQARIRGLAARAAEALEQAREEAAALVRRSHGEPPTDAEAWTRLLAELRRAQGRVRTLRELPRLDLAALERVEADLDAELAAATERAFAFFVGPDAFAAPLAAAQGAAEDAEAVSTAAEAARLADQLSEQADALMTVTDLVTGAVAADPALGTAVLLAIGEVLAAVNRARAVLANRRRALLDAEHRAAHAAESALLVQATTAALAAADTPAACDDHLARLLLRVDGLEARFAEAEELAADLALRREEIRQAFATRRQILLDEAAARADRVAASARRALETLRRRLAGLTSAADIHAAQAADPMAVRVRAAAEELRGLDDRVRAQELTDAALGAVRTALRDLRDRADLSDDGGASVRLGRHRFAVRREPVELTLRPEGDGLAFLVTGTGYRRPADLPELLAGRAFWTQPLVSEAPTLYRAEYLAAALLADAAQGTRADRTAPLLQDPSADRTAPLLQDPSADHGTLLDQVRQAAERAYDEGYERGVHDHDAARILAALLRLRAGAGLLEHTGEVRAAAQLFWAHGATDPQRAAWQRRARSLALARSRFGPDGTTRHHADLAAELSGKVEEFTAAAGLPRVAHAGDYLIAELADRHEGFASGLAARTLLDGFHQTDAAPALAADLQALAADLPARHQLATAWLGAYAGSRADGEGLAEAVAHLCAPALPRYEVTAPVSETVTGLLGDHPRVRDGQLTVRIDQLPHQARVFREERAPAFRAFQQRRADVLTAERARLRLDDYRPRPLSGFVRNQLIDQVYLPLVGDNLAKQLGTLDATASGTTDRSGLLLLLSPPGYGKTTLLEYVADRLGLLMVRVDGPALGTGTTSLDPDRAPDAAARREVEKIVFALEAASNVLLHVDDIQHVTPELLQKFIPLCDTQRRVEAVSDGVARSYDLRGRRFAVCLAGNPHTANGQRFTIPDMLANRADVWNLGEVLTAHQDLFALSFLENTLAANPVLAPLAGTDPADLRLLIALADGDPGAQADQLTHPVPDLDRALATLTRLRRVQRTVLAVNRAYIASAAQEDADRTEPPFLLQGSYRTMAQFAARIDPAQSDAEIDALLDDHYLAEARTLGSTAEANLLKLAHLRDRATPEQAARWRALCAGYGTAGWSSHPSSLAPNTAVSRV; encoded by the coding sequence ATGGGCGTCGCGGACGGCACCTACCAGATCCTGCGGGCGCGGCTCGTCGAGCGCGCCGCGGAGCTGGGACGGCAGGCGGCAGAGCTGAACACCCGGCGCCAGGAGGCGTTCGGCTCCCGCGGGCTGGAGCTGGCGGGCGCGGCGCGGCCGCGTACCGCCGGGGAGGGCGCCGCCCGCGGCGTCGTCGCGGTCCGGCCCGACGTGCTGCTGCTGGGCACCACCGCGCCGACCCTCGAAGCGGGCCTGCTCTCGCTGCACGCCCTGGACGGCTCGCCGCTGGACTCGGGCGCGGTCCCCGGCCTGCTGGACGACGAGCGGTTCCACCGCGACCTGGCCGAGCTGCTGCGCTACTTCCGGGACGCCCGGCTCGCCGACCTGGTGCGGACGGCGGCGGGACGGCTGCTCGCGGTCTTCCGCACCGGCGGGAACGAGGGCGACCAGCGCGTCCTGAGCTGGCAGCTGGCGGAGGGCCGCGTCGAGTACCTGGGCAACCACGGCGAGCGGGACCTGCCGCAGCCGCCCGTCTTCGAGCTGCCCTGGACGACCACCGGCCGCGAGCACCACGACCACGGCCGGATCAGGGTCGAGGGCGGGGAGGGCGCGATCACCCTCGCGACCACCGGCGGCACCCTCACCGTGCGGGCCGTCCCGGGTGACCGGCCGCTCTACGAGGAGCCCGTCGACGATCCCCTGCAGAGCCTGGCGGACGCCGTGGTCGCCTACGCGGAGGCGGGCCCGCTGCTGCTCCTGCGGGTACGCCCCTACAACGAGCAGGCCGACCGCTACCTCGTCGTCAACACCCGCACCGGCGCCGTCCGCCGCCAGGACTCGCTCGGCCACGGCGCCCGGCTGCTCCCGGCCGAGCAGGGCCTGCTCTTCCCCCGCGGCTACGAACTGGCCGACGGCACCCACCGCACCTTCCGCACCGAGGCCGGCGAGGGCTCCGGCGCCCTGCGCTTCGACACGGTGCTCCCCTCGCCCAACGGCGAGGACCTGCTCTACGTCCTGCGCCGGCCGGGCGACGCCCAGGTGCTGCTGCTGCCGTGGAACACCGTCCGCCGCGAGGCGGCCGCCGCGCTGCACGGCGCCGCGTACGCCCTCCTCCCGGACGGCACGCTCGCGCTCCTCAAGCCGGACCGCGAACCGGTCCGCACCCACGAACTCCAGCTGTGGCAGACCCCGTTCCAGTCCGCGGACCACGCCGCCGCCCAGCCGGTCGGCGACGGCCCGCTGGCCCGGATCGGCAACGCCGACCTCGTACGCGGGATCGCCGACCTGCTGGACGTGGTCCGTACGGCGACCGCCGTCCAGCAGGAGCACGGCCCGGGGGCGCCCGCCCCGGGGGAGCCCGACCCGGGAGAGCCGGACGCGGAGGAGCCCGCCCGGCAGGAACCCGCCCGGCAGGAGCGGCCGGCCGCGTCCCCGGAGCTGGTCCTGGACGCCTGCGCCAAGGCCGCGGACCGCCACTACTGGCTCGCCGACACCGGCCTGCTCGAACCGCTCACCGAGCTGCTGCGGGCCGCCGAGCACCTGGCCGCGGAGCAGGCCCGGATCAGGGGACTGGCCGCCCGGGCCGCCGAGGCGCTGGAGCAGGCGCGGGAGGAGGCCGCCGCGCTGGTCCGCCGCTCGCACGGCGAGCCGCCCACCGACGCCGAGGCGTGGACGCGACTGCTCGCCGAGCTGCGCCGGGCCCAGGGCCGCGTCCGCACGCTGCGTGAGCTGCCCCGGCTCGACCTGGCCGCGCTGGAGCGGGTCGAGGCGGATCTGGACGCCGAGCTGGCGGCGGCGACCGAGCGCGCCTTCGCCTTCTTCGTGGGCCCCGACGCCTTCGCCGCGCCGCTGGCCGCCGCGCAGGGCGCCGCCGAGGACGCCGAGGCCGTGTCCACCGCCGCCGAGGCCGCGCGGCTCGCCGATCAGCTCAGCGAGCAGGCGGACGCCCTGATGACGGTGACCGACCTGGTCACCGGCGCCGTCGCAGCCGACCCGGCCCTGGGAACGGCGGTGCTGCTGGCCATCGGCGAGGTCCTGGCGGCCGTCAACCGCGCCCGCGCGGTCCTGGCCAACCGCCGCCGCGCCCTGCTCGACGCCGAGCACCGCGCCGCCCACGCGGCGGAGTCCGCCCTGCTCGTCCAGGCGACCACCGCGGCGCTGGCCGCCGCCGACACCCCGGCCGCCTGCGACGACCACCTCGCCAGGCTGCTGCTGCGGGTCGACGGGCTGGAGGCGCGCTTCGCCGAGGCCGAGGAGCTCGCCGCGGACCTGGCGCTGCGCCGCGAGGAGATCCGGCAGGCCTTCGCCACCCGCCGCCAGATCCTGCTGGACGAGGCCGCCGCCCGCGCCGACCGGGTCGCGGCCTCCGCCCGGCGGGCTCTGGAGACGCTGCGCCGCAGGCTCGCCGGACTGACCTCCGCGGCCGACATCCACGCCGCCCAGGCCGCCGACCCGATGGCGGTGCGGGTCCGCGCCGCCGCCGAGGAGCTGCGCGGCCTCGACGACCGGGTACGGGCACAGGAGCTGACGGACGCCGCGCTCGGCGCCGTCCGCACCGCGCTGCGCGACCTGCGCGACCGCGCCGACCTTTCCGACGACGGCGGCGCCAGCGTCCGGCTGGGCCGCCACCGCTTCGCGGTCCGCCGCGAACCCGTCGAACTGACCCTGCGGCCCGAGGGCGACGGGCTCGCCTTCCTGGTCACCGGAACCGGCTACCGCCGACCTGCCGACCTGCCCGAGCTGCTGGCCGGCCGCGCGTTCTGGACCCAGCCCCTGGTGAGCGAGGCACCGACGCTCTACCGCGCCGAGTACCTCGCCGCCGCGCTGCTCGCCGACGCCGCGCAGGGCACGCGGGCCGACCGGACCGCCCCGCTGCTCCAGGACCCGTCGGCCGACCGGACCGCCCCGCTGCTCCAGGACCCGTCGGCCGACCACGGCACTCTGCTCGACCAGGTCCGCCAAGCCGCCGAGCGCGCCTACGACGAGGGGTACGAACGCGGCGTCCACGACCACGACGCCGCCCGCATCCTGGCCGCGCTGCTGCGGTTGCGCGCCGGGGCCGGGCTGCTGGAGCACACCGGGGAGGTGCGCGCCGCCGCTCAGCTGTTCTGGGCCCACGGCGCCACCGACCCCCAGCGCGCGGCCTGGCAGCGCCGCGCCCGCTCCCTCGCCCTGGCCCGCTCCCGCTTCGGGCCGGACGGGACGACGAGGCACCATGCGGATCTCGCCGCCGAGCTCTCGGGCAAGGTCGAGGAGTTCACCGCCGCCGCCGGCCTGCCCCGGGTGGCGCACGCAGGCGACTACCTGATCGCCGAACTCGCCGACCGGCACGAGGGCTTCGCCTCCGGCCTGGCCGCCCGCACCCTCCTGGACGGTTTCCACCAGACCGACGCCGCTCCCGCCCTCGCCGCCGACCTCCAGGCCCTGGCCGCCGACCTGCCCGCCCGCCACCAGCTCGCCACCGCCTGGCTCGGCGCGTACGCCGGCAGCCGCGCCGACGGCGAGGGCCTCGCGGAGGCCGTCGCCCACCTGTGCGCGCCCGCCCTGCCGCGCTACGAGGTCACCGCTCCCGTCAGCGAGACCGTCACCGGCCTGCTCGGCGACCACCCCCGGGTCCGCGACGGGCAGCTCACCGTACGCATCGACCAACTCCCCCACCAGGCGCGGGTGTTCCGTGAGGAGCGGGCACCTGCCTTCCGCGCCTTCCAACAGCGGCGCGCGGACGTCCTGACCGCCGAACGGGCCAGGCTGCGACTGGACGACTACCGCCCCCGCCCGCTGAGCGGCTTCGTCCGCAACCAGCTCATCGACCAGGTCTACCTGCCGCTCGTCGGCGACAACCTGGCCAAGCAGCTCGGCACCCTCGACGCGACGGCCTCCGGGACCACCGACCGCAGCGGGCTGCTGCTGCTCCTCTCCCCGCCCGGATACGGCAAGACCACCCTGCTGGAGTACGTCGCCGACCGCCTCGGCCTGCTCATGGTCCGGGTCGACGGCCCCGCGCTCGGCACCGGGACCACCTCCCTCGACCCGGACCGCGCCCCCGACGCCGCCGCCCGCCGCGAGGTCGAGAAGATCGTCTTCGCCCTGGAGGCGGCGAGCAACGTGCTCCTGCACGTGGACGACATCCAGCACGTCACCCCCGAACTGCTGCAGAAGTTCATCCCCCTCTGCGACACCCAGCGCCGCGTCGAGGCCGTCAGCGACGGCGTCGCCCGCAGCTACGACCTGCGCGGGCGCCGCTTCGCCGTCTGCCTCGCCGGCAACCCCCACACCGCGAACGGGCAGCGCTTCACCATCCCGGACATGCTCGCCAACCGCGCCGACGTGTGGAACCTCGGCGAGGTGCTCACCGCCCACCAGGACCTCTTCGCGCTCTCCTTCCTGGAGAACACCCTCGCCGCCAACCCCGTGCTCGCCCCGCTCGCCGGCACCGACCCGGCCGACCTGCGGCTGCTGATCGCCCTCGCCGACGGCGACCCGGGGGCCCAGGCCGACCAGCTCACCCACCCCGTACCGGACCTGGACCGGGCGCTTGCCACGCTCACCCGGCTCCGCCGCGTCCAGCGCACCGTCCTCGCCGTCAACCGCGCCTACATCGCCTCCGCCGCCCAGGAGGACGCCGACCGCACCGAACCCCCGTTCCTGCTCCAGGGCTCCTACCGGACCATGGCCCAGTTCGCGGCCCGGATCGACCCGGCGCAGAGCGACGCCGAGATCGACGCCCTCCTCGACGACCACTACCTCGCCGAGGCCCGCACCCTCGGCAGCACCGCCGAGGCCAACCTGCTCAAACTCGCCCACCTGCGCGACCGCGCCACCCCCGAGCAGGCCGCCCGCTGGCGTGCCCTGTGCGCGGGCTACGGCACCGCCGGATGGTCGAGCCACCCCAGCAGCCTCGCGCCGAACACCGCCGTCTCCAGGGTGTAG
- a CDS encoding SPFH domain-containing protein — MSVVTIGVGVLVAVLLLIGLGTLLLFGRLFRKVVQGEALIISRPKGATVTFTGALVLPMVHRAEVMDISVKTIEISRTGREGMICKDNIRADIQITFFVRVNKTVEDVIKVAQAIGTERASHQETLQTLFNAKFAEALRTVGKQLDFADLYTHREEFRDRIVAAIGTDLNGYHLEDAAIDHLEQTPMSQLDPTNILDAQGIRKITELTALEHIRTNDFQRNEQMEITRQDVDAREAVLELERRGEEAQIRQRKGIETLRAQEEAATAMVQEEERLKAHGALLRTEELLGVQRENQQREIAVATKNRERVLAVETERIEKDRLLEVVNRDREVQLARAGMEKDVEIERRGVSDVVRERIAVDRTVAEQEEEIKRVRVVQEAERTRQSVIIAAEASAQEQLVKDIKAAEAAEQAAHLRAKEQVVLAEAAQKSAELEAAANVRRAEGERALAGAAGLAQAEVAERLALAEAAGTRARLEGEATGMKEKAAAIEKVGLAEAAVAESKANAEAAGIREKLLGEAAGLEKKAAAMAALDEVSRSHEEFRLRLAADKEVRLAALEVQSKVAEAQAAVLAAGLESADIDIVGGDSVFLERLVGAVSFGRSIDGAVQSSETVKALGAEWLSGGRSFGDDATEVLKGLAAGGPWNLALLLKLLQGGAPEGALPLDPARLVNGTTTGTTASSGSNGVGGTGSTGSTGAAGK; from the coding sequence ATGTCTGTGGTCACCATCGGTGTCGGTGTGCTCGTCGCCGTCCTTCTGCTCATCGGTCTGGGCACGCTGCTGCTCTTCGGCCGGTTGTTCCGCAAGGTGGTGCAGGGCGAGGCCCTGATCATCTCCCGCCCCAAGGGCGCCACGGTGACCTTCACCGGCGCGCTGGTCCTGCCGATGGTGCACCGCGCGGAGGTCATGGACATCTCGGTGAAGACCATCGAGATCTCCCGGACCGGCCGGGAGGGCATGATCTGCAAGGACAACATCCGCGCCGACATCCAGATCACCTTCTTCGTCCGGGTCAACAAGACCGTCGAGGACGTCATCAAGGTCGCCCAGGCCATCGGCACCGAGCGGGCGAGCCACCAGGAGACGTTGCAGACCCTGTTCAACGCGAAGTTCGCCGAGGCGCTGCGGACCGTCGGCAAGCAGCTCGACTTCGCCGACCTCTACACCCACCGCGAGGAGTTCCGGGACCGGATCGTCGCCGCCATCGGCACCGACCTCAACGGCTACCACCTTGAGGACGCCGCGATCGACCACCTGGAACAGACGCCGATGTCGCAGCTGGACCCGACCAACATCCTCGACGCCCAGGGCATCCGCAAGATCACCGAGCTGACCGCGCTGGAGCACATCCGCACCAACGACTTCCAGCGCAACGAGCAGATGGAGATCACCCGCCAGGACGTGGACGCCCGCGAGGCCGTCCTCGAACTGGAGCGGCGGGGCGAGGAGGCGCAGATCCGGCAGCGCAAGGGCATCGAGACGCTGCGGGCGCAGGAGGAGGCGGCCACCGCGATGGTCCAGGAGGAGGAGCGGCTCAAGGCGCACGGCGCGCTGCTGCGGACCGAGGAACTGCTCGGTGTGCAGCGGGAGAACCAGCAGCGGGAGATCGCGGTCGCGACGAAGAACCGGGAGCGGGTGCTCGCGGTGGAGACCGAGCGGATCGAGAAGGACCGGCTGCTGGAGGTCGTCAACCGGGACCGCGAGGTCCAGCTCGCCAGGGCGGGGATGGAGAAGGACGTCGAGATCGAGCGCCGCGGCGTGTCCGACGTGGTGCGCGAGCGGATCGCCGTGGACCGCACGGTCGCCGAGCAGGAGGAGGAGATCAAGCGGGTCCGCGTGGTCCAGGAGGCGGAGCGCACCCGGCAGAGCGTGATCATCGCCGCCGAGGCGTCGGCGCAGGAGCAGCTGGTCAAGGACATCAAGGCCGCCGAGGCCGCCGAGCAGGCCGCGCACCTGCGGGCCAAGGAGCAGGTGGTGCTGGCCGAGGCGGCGCAGAAGAGCGCGGAGCTGGAGGCCGCCGCCAACGTGCGCCGCGCGGAGGGCGAGCGGGCGCTGGCGGGCGCGGCCGGTCTGGCGCAGGCCGAGGTGGCGGAGCGGCTGGCCCTCGCTGAGGCGGCCGGGACGCGGGCCCGGCTGGAGGGCGAGGCGACCGGCATGAAGGAGAAGGCGGCGGCTATCGAGAAGGTGGGGCTGGCCGAGGCCGCGGTCGCGGAGAGCAAGGCGAACGCGGAGGCCGCGGGCATCCGCGAGAAGCTGCTCGGCGAGGCGGCCGGCCTGGAGAAGAAGGCGGCGGCGATGGCCGCGCTGGACGAGGTCTCGCGGTCCCACGAGGAGTTCCGGCTGCGGCTGGCCGCCGACAAGGAGGTCCGGCTGGCCGCGTTGGAGGTCCAGAGCAAGGTCGCCGAGGCGCAGGCCGCGGTGCTGGCCGCCGGCCTGGAGAGCGCGGACATCGACATCGTCGGCGGCGACAGCGTCTTCCTGGAGCGGCTGGTGGGCGCGGTGTCCTTCGGCAGGTCCATCGACGGCGCCGTGCAGAGCTCGGAGACGGTCAAGGCGCTGGGCGCGGAGTGGCTCAGCGGCGGGCGGAGCTTCGGCGACGACGCCACGGAGGTCCTGAAGGGCCTCGCCGCCGGCGGCCCGTGGAACCTGGCCCTGCTGCTGAAGCTCCTCCAAGGCGGCGCGCCCGAGGGCGCCCTGCCCCTGGACCCGGCCCGGCTCGTCAACGGCACCACCACCGGCACCACCGCCAGCAGTGGCAGCAACGGCGTGGGCGGTACGGGGAGTACGGGGAGCACCGGGGCCGCCGGCAAGTAG
- a CDS encoding DUF4041 domain-containing protein codes for MRSEAAALRNQAETEAAQMVKEARDVAKEILDDGRRTAKETLRLQKDAEKFRRDIREAQTTLAAVQARITTADEAALLQEVGIYAYRHQLHDAIAYRSRLESLQTEIKDLARTNRAVLAATDWTVNGSKREGQKMVRDFSKLMLRAYNAEADYAVRTMRPHRLNSLIDRLYKSRETIAKLGATMHIRISDSYHNARVRELELTSDFLQKKDEEKEAQREVRAREKEEAAVQRELDREREKLHKEQGHYEAVIERLRARGEHTAVSEMQAKLVEIEDALRSVESRAANIRTGYVYVISNVGAFGDRMVKIGLTRRLEPLERVQQLSGAAVPFRFDVHALIFSKDAVGLETQLHQEFAARRVNRVNGRKEFFHVTPAEVRDALQRYAGQHLVEFTEEPEALEWRASTSEPSA; via the coding sequence GTGCGCTCCGAGGCCGCCGCGTTGCGGAACCAGGCCGAGACGGAAGCCGCCCAGATGGTCAAGGAAGCCCGGGACGTGGCGAAGGAGATCCTGGACGACGGGCGGAGAACGGCGAAGGAGACCCTTCGACTCCAGAAGGACGCCGAGAAGTTCCGCCGGGACATCCGCGAGGCCCAGACGACGCTCGCCGCCGTCCAGGCCAGGATCACCACCGCGGACGAGGCCGCCCTGCTCCAGGAAGTCGGGATCTACGCCTACCGGCACCAACTGCACGACGCCATCGCGTACCGAAGCCGGCTCGAATCCCTCCAGACGGAGATCAAGGATCTGGCACGTACCAACAGGGCGGTGCTTGCCGCCACGGACTGGACCGTCAACGGATCGAAGCGCGAGGGCCAGAAGATGGTCCGCGACTTCTCCAAGCTCATGCTGCGCGCCTACAACGCCGAGGCGGACTACGCCGTGCGAACCATGCGTCCGCACCGCCTCAACTCGCTGATCGACCGCCTGTACAAGAGCCGGGAGACCATCGCGAAGCTCGGCGCGACGATGCACATCCGCATCTCGGACAGCTACCACAACGCCCGGGTACGGGAGTTGGAGCTCACCTCGGACTTCCTGCAGAAGAAAGACGAGGAGAAGGAAGCCCAGCGCGAAGTCCGGGCCCGCGAGAAGGAAGAGGCCGCCGTACAGCGGGAGCTGGATCGCGAGCGGGAGAAGCTACACAAGGAACAGGGCCACTACGAGGCGGTCATCGAACGTCTCAGGGCGCGCGGTGAACACACGGCGGTCAGCGAGATGCAGGCCAAGCTGGTCGAGATCGAGGACGCCCTGCGCAGCGTGGAGAGCAGGGCCGCCAACATTCGGACGGGGTACGTGTACGTCATCTCCAACGTCGGCGCCTTCGGTGACCGGATGGTCAAGATCGGCCTGACCCGCCGCCTCGAACCTCTGGAGCGCGTTCAGCAGCTCAGCGGCGCGGCCGTTCCCTTCCGCTTCGACGTCCACGCGCTGATCTTCAGTAAGGACGCTGTCGGCCTTGAAACCCAGCTCCACCAGGAGTTCGCGGCACGCCGGGTGAACCGGGTCAACGGCCGCAAGGAGTTCTTCCACGTCACCCCCGCCGAAGTGCGGGACGCGCTGCAGCGCTACGCCGGACAGCACCTGGTCGAGTTCACCGAGGAACCCGAGGCCCTGGAGTGGAGGGCGAGTACGTCCGAGCCCAGCGCGTGA
- a CDS encoding MFS transporter, translating into MRQGPLAGRYPAVAAMVVFALVPYLALSAALGPITPLIARELHMSPQAMNVTTGMANAGYAVGTVLAVQFAQLLPQRRMLLVYGTLLVIGSVLTAAATVPAMFIVGHVLQGLCTSLLLIAAVPPLIIGYPAARLRSTAVIMNVCIFGAVALGPVVGGVQANADGWRPLFWIIAGIAVAALVLSALTFQETPAADPGAPVDYLALGLATAGCVAAFLGASRLLTHSFLDPATCGPLLGGLLLIVALFVHEYTSKRPLLCVSSLLSTLPVAGIVAAICAAAASVSAISLTLTSLSHHHTPLHLGLLYLPEFGGAVLTAVVFGSVFRTRLLHYYVLVGLGFLTAGILVMNAAAPPTSVLTAVGSGLVGVGVGSSVVPALFIAGFSLRSTNVQRVFAIIELLRAVAAFMVAPVLLYVAGTVGHGLDDGTRTALWICFAIAVAGAVVGVALYVLGRVRPPTPSVEGWLSGERTGWDSPPLFARLTRGKQQEDACP; encoded by the coding sequence ATGCGACAGGGTCCGCTCGCCGGCCGCTATCCCGCGGTGGCGGCGATGGTCGTTTTCGCCCTGGTCCCGTACCTGGCCCTCTCGGCCGCGCTGGGGCCCATCACGCCGCTCATCGCCCGCGAGCTGCACATGAGCCCGCAGGCCATGAACGTGACGACCGGCATGGCCAACGCCGGCTACGCCGTGGGCACCGTCCTGGCCGTCCAGTTCGCCCAGCTGCTGCCGCAGCGGCGGATGCTGCTCGTCTACGGAACCCTGCTGGTGATCGGCTCGGTGCTCACCGCGGCGGCGACCGTCCCGGCGATGTTCATCGTCGGACACGTCCTTCAGGGGCTGTGCACCAGCCTGCTGCTCATCGCCGCCGTCCCGCCGCTGATCATCGGATATCCGGCCGCCAGGCTGCGCTCGACCGCCGTGATCATGAACGTGTGCATCTTCGGCGCGGTCGCCCTCGGCCCGGTGGTCGGCGGGGTCCAGGCGAACGCCGACGGCTGGCGGCCGCTGTTCTGGATCATCGCCGGGATCGCGGTCGCGGCGCTCGTCCTTTCCGCCCTGACCTTCCAGGAGACCCCGGCGGCCGATCCCGGCGCCCCCGTCGACTACCTCGCGCTCGGGCTCGCCACCGCCGGCTGCGTGGCGGCCTTCCTCGGCGCCTCGCGGCTGCTCACCCACTCCTTCCTGGACCCCGCCACGTGCGGACCGCTGCTCGGCGGGCTGCTGCTGATCGTCGCCCTCTTCGTCCACGAGTACACCTCCAAGCGGCCGCTGCTGTGTGTGTCGAGCCTGCTCAGCACCCTCCCGGTGGCCGGCATCGTCGCCGCGATCTGCGCGGCGGCCGCCTCGGTGTCGGCGATCTCCCTGACCCTGACCTCGCTCTCCCACCACCACACCCCCTTGCACCTGGGGCTGCTCTACCTCCCCGAGTTCGGCGGCGCGGTGCTCACCGCGGTCGTCTTCGGCAGCGTCTTCCGGACCCGCCTGCTGCACTACTACGTCCTCGTCGGCCTGGGCTTCCTCACCGCCGGCATCCTCGTCATGAACGCCGCGGCCCCGCCCACCTCCGTCCTCACCGCCGTGGGCTCCGGGCTGGTCGGCGTCGGTGTCGGCTCCTCCGTCGTGCCGGCGCTGTTCATCGCCGGCTTCTCGCTGCGCTCCACCAACGTGCAGCGCGTGTTCGCGATCATCGAGCTGCTCCGGGCGGTGGCGGCGTTCATGGTCGCGCCGGTGCTGCTGTACGTCGCCGGCACGGTCGGGCACGGCCTCGACGACGGTACGAGGACGGCGCTGTGGATCTGCTTCGCGATCGCCGTCGCGGGCGCGGTCGTCGGCGTCGCCCTCTACGTTCTGGGCCGGGTGCGCCCGCCGACGCCGTCGGTGGAGGGCTGGCTCAGCGGCGAACGGACGGGTTGGGACTCCCCACCCCTCTTCGCCCGCCTCACCCGCGGCAAGCAGCAGGAAGACGCCTGCCCGTAG
- a CDS encoding glycoside hydrolase family 16 protein → MPSSRRQPLSRGRRVFNLLVFVVVVAVGGVVLVVPLYRHLHPASPASPVADAAAGSAAGRSASPGQSASPGQVQAGQTTPRPKSTTLRPDGLLFDDFHYTGGDDPSLRAHGWTIRTEGGGPGVHDTWTTDGVSFPSASDAQGGKALQLQLTSGGTKATTHQTELTTAEPQFFTGTYAARIYFTDGPVSGQNGDHINESFYAISPSTEKKNYSELDYEYMPNGGWGSPKPELDATSWHSEKEGDRVYQPSYQRLHGWHTVMIVAVKGQTTYFLDGEKIFTSGADYSMRGPVNVAFSTWLIDLPFTGQRTWNMQVNWFYYQAGKSLTLNDVNKSVNAYYSAGTHYVNSLTR, encoded by the coding sequence GTGCCGTCTTCCAGACGCCAACCCCTCAGCCGGGGCAGGAGGGTGTTCAACCTGCTGGTCTTCGTGGTGGTCGTGGCGGTCGGCGGCGTCGTACTCGTCGTCCCGCTGTACCGCCACCTGCATCCCGCGAGTCCCGCGAGTCCCGTGGCGGATGCGGCGGCGGGCTCGGCGGCGGGGCGGAGCGCCTCCCCGGGACAGAGCGCATCGCCGGGCCAGGTCCAGGCGGGACAGACCACGCCTCGGCCGAAGTCGACCACGCTACGGCCCGACGGGCTCCTGTTCGACGACTTCCACTACACGGGCGGCGACGATCCGTCGCTGCGGGCGCACGGCTGGACGATCCGCACCGAGGGCGGCGGACCGGGCGTCCACGACACGTGGACGACGGACGGCGTCAGCTTCCCGTCCGCGTCGGACGCCCAGGGCGGCAAGGCGCTCCAACTGCAACTCACCAGCGGCGGCACCAAGGCGACCACCCACCAGACCGAGCTGACGACTGCCGAGCCGCAATTCTTCACCGGGACCTACGCAGCTCGGATCTACTTCACCGACGGGCCCGTCTCCGGTCAGAACGGCGACCACATCAACGAGTCGTTCTACGCCATCTCGCCGTCCACCGAGAAGAAGAACTACAGCGAACTCGACTACGAGTACATGCCCAACGGCGGCTGGGGGTCCCCGAAGCCCGAGCTCGACGCGACGAGCTGGCACAGCGAGAAGGAGGGTGACCGCGTCTACCAGCCCTCCTACCAGCGGCTTCACGGCTGGCACACCGTGATGATCGTCGCGGTGAAGGGGCAGACGACCTACTTCCTCGACGGCGAGAAGATCTTCACCAGCGGCGCCGACTACTCGATGCGCGGCCCCGTCAACGTGGCTTTCAGCACGTGGCTGATCGACCTTCCCTTCACCGGACAGCGGACCTGGAACATGCAGGTGAACTGGTTCTACTACCAGGCCGGAAAATCTCTCACGCTGAACGACGTGAACAAGTCCGTGAACGCCTATTACTCGGCCGGCACGCACTACGTCAATTCTCTTACCCGGTAA